In Brachypodium distachyon strain Bd21 chromosome 2, Brachypodium_distachyon_v3.0, whole genome shotgun sequence, one genomic interval encodes:
- the LOC100822953 gene encoding probable zinc metalloprotease EGY2, chloroplastic isoform X2: MSLIHRLQLVVLQKQMELQRLTPVQIIFPMPRQTKDESPSAELLNSIDTVQNVDGDARADSASDTVQNIDGDARANAASDSDVQEQVEVVDVASGSPLPGMKQQLDESVTIPKATIDILKDQVFGFDTFFVTSHEPYEGGILFKGNLRGVPAKSFEKITTRLQNKFGDEYKVFLLINPEDEKPVAVVVPKQTLEPATGAIPEWAAAAVFGVVTIFTLLLRNVPVLQDNLLSTFDNLELLKDGLSGALVTALIVGVHEIGHILAAKDVGVKLAVPYFVPSWQIGSFGAITRIVNIVRNREDLLKVAAAGPVAGFSLGFVLLLLGFILPPSDGLGLVVDPTVFHESFLLGGLAKLILGDALKEGTQLAINPLVLWAWAGLLINAINSIPAGELDGGRIAFAMWGRKISSRLSSVTIGLLGLSSLFSDVAFYWVVLIFFLQRGPIAPLSEEITEPENNYIGIGVAILFLGLLVCLPYPFPFDPSQLTDFDL, from the exons ATGAGTCTAATTCATCGCCTTCAGTTGGTAGTGTTGCAGAAGCAAATGGAGTTACAGAGATTGACTCCAGTGCAGATAAT CTTTCCCATGCCTCGCCAGACGAAAGATGAATCCCCGAGTGCAGAACTGCTAAACTCCATCGACACAGTTCAGAACGTCGATGGAGATGCTAGAGCTGATTCGGCCAGCGACACAGTTCAGAACATCGATGGAGATGCTAGAGCTAATGCGGCCAGTGACAGCGATGTGCAG GAGCAGGTGGAGGTTGTTGATGTTGCTAGTGGCTCGCCTTTGCCTGGAATGAAG CAACAGCTTGATGAATCTGTTACGATTCCCAAGGCTACAATAGACATTCTGAAGGACCAAGTCTTTGGTTTTGACACCTTCTTCGTGACCAGCCACGAGCCCTATGAG GGCGGAATACTATTTAAGGGGAACTTGCGCGGTGTGCCAGCCAAAAGTTTTGAGAAGATCACAACTCGACTACAG AACAAATTTGGTGATGAATATAAGGTTTTTCTTCTCATTAATCCAGAGGATGAGAAGCCAGTTGCAGTAGTTGTACCTAAACAGACATTGGAGCCTGCAACTGGag CCATCCCAGagtgggctgctgctgctgtattcGGGGTTGTTACCATCTTCACGCTATTGCTTCGAAATGTACCTGTCTTGCAGGACAACTTGCT ATCAACATTTGATAACCTCGAGCTATTGAAGGATGGACTTTCTGGTGCCCTAGTAACTGCGCTCATAGTAGGCGTTCATGAAATTGGGCATATCCTTGCTGCTAAGGATGTTGGTGTCAAGCTTGCAGTACCATATTTTGTTCCTAGCTGGCAA ATAGGATCTTTTGGTGCCATTACAAGAATAGTCAATATTGTCCGCAATCGCGAGGACCTACTGAAGGTAGCAGCTGCTGGACCAGTGGCAGGATTCTCCCTCGGATTTGTTCTTCTGCTACTAGGCTTCATCTTGCCTCCAAGCGATGGTCTTGGTCTCGTGGTAGATCCAACCGTCTTTCACGAATCATTCCTTTTGGGTGGTCTTG CAAAGCTTATTCTTGGAGATGCCCTGAAAGAAGGAACACAACTAGCCATCAACCCACTGGTTTTGTGGGCTTGGGCTGGTCTCCTAATCAACGCCATCAATAGCATCCCTGCAGGAGAGCTTGATGGCGGTCGCATAGCATTCGCCATGTGGGGAAGAAAG ATATCATCTCGGCTCAGCAGCGTAACCATCGGATTGCTGGGGCTCTCGTCTCTCTTCAGTGACGTTGCATTCTACTGGGTGgtgctcatcttcttcctaCAGAGGGGTCCAATTGCTCCTCTCTCTGAGGAGATTACAGAGCCCGAGAACAACTACATTGGCATCGGTGTCGCCATTTTGTTCCTGGGGCTTCTGGTCTGCCTGCCATACCCATTCCCCTTTGACCCATCACAACTGACTGACTTTGACTTGTGA
- the LOC100827271 gene encoding EKC/KEOPS complex subunit TPRKB, with amino-acid sequence MKSFPVARGHSVSLALFSDVSNSRELLDLMQSGKLEPEVAFLNASLVPDVFPVLAAAHKALLAKSREALTTRTLHSELVYNYSGSKHITESLKRCGVADDTQYILAARFDASDEEMKAVQELISGTDIDLSELETRANQPKILKQFKITPQELSISTLPEAIVCRIAARDAL; translated from the exons ATGAAGAGCTTCCCGGTGGCCCGCGGCCACAGCGTCTCCCTCGCGCTCTTCTCCGATGTCTCCAACAGCCG GGAGCTCCTGGACCTGATGCAGTCTGGGAAGCTGGAGCCGGAGGTCGCTTTCCTCAACGCATCGCTG GTGCCGGATGTGTTCCCGGTTCTCGCGGCGGCGCACAAGGCGCTGCTCGCCAAGTCGAGGGAGGCGCTGACCACAAGGACCCTTCACTCGGAACTCGTCTACAACTACTCCGGTTCCAAGCAT ATAACGGAATCCCTGAAGCGATGCGGTGTCGCTGATGACACGCAGTATATCCTCGCGGCTCGGTTTGATGCTTCGGATGAGGAG ATGAAAGCAGTGCAAGAACTCATCAGCGGAACGGACATTGATCTATCAGAATTGGAAACAAGAGCGAACCAGCCAAAGATTCTGaag CAATTTAAAATAACACCCCAGGAACTATCGATATCTACACTGCCAGAGGCAATCGTATGCAGGATCGCCGCTCGAGATGCTCTCTAA
- the LOC100828991 gene encoding uncharacterized protein LOC100828991, whose translation MMEGNKVTVEPADGQVMVEREDDQVSVELEEDQVLVETDDDQALVEPEQDLALREQFLVIGQEFANVDACRRAIKDMAIALHFQLRVVKSDRSRFIAKCSSEGCPWRVHVAKCHGVPTFTVRTLHGEHTCEGVQDLHHQQATVNWVARSVEARLRDNPQIKPKEILQDIRDQHGVAVSYMQAWRGKERSMAAVHGTLEDGYRFLPSYCEQIVKTNPGSVAVYKGSGPENSFQRLFVSFRASIYGFLNGCRPLLEIDKSDLKGKYLGTLLCASAVDADHMMFPVAFGVVDSESDENWMWFVSELRKMLGVNTDKMPVLTILSERQTQVVEAVEVNFPTAFHGFCLRYVSENFREEFKSPKLLNLFWSAVYALTTAEFDSKVKDMMHIQDVMPWFEHFPPNLWAVAYFDGIRYGHFNLGITEILYNWALECHELPLVQTVEYIRNQLTCWFTERDKLALSLNSVLVPSAEKLISEAIADSRCYQVLRANKVEFEIVSSERTNIVDTQTRFCSCRRWQIYGIPCAHAVAALLSCGEDPRLYAHECFSVTKYLETYSQRIHPIPDRSQWSSSCSGLRGPGYKSDAILRPPRIRRPPGRPKMKILKMESLKRPKRIVQCGRCHLLGHSQKKCSL comes from the coding sequence ATGATGGAAGGCAACAAGGTTACAGTTGAGCCAGCAGATGGTCAGGTTATGGTTGAGCGGGAAGACGACCAGGTTTCAGTTGAGCTGGAAGAAGACCAGGTTTTAGTCGAAACGGATGATGACCAGGCCTTAGTTGAGCCAGAGCAGGACCTTGCACTGCGTGAGCAATTCCTTGTCATCGGCCAAGAGTTTGCGAATGTTGATGCTTGCCGGAGAGCCATCAAGGACATGGCCATTGCTTTGCATTTCCAGCTTCGCGTCGTGAAATCTGATCGTAGCCGGTTCATCGCCAAATGCTCCTCAGAAGGCTGCCCGTGGCGTGTGCATGTCGCCAAGTGCCACGGTGTTCCGACTTTCACAGTCCGGACATTGCATGGGGAGCACACATGTGAGGGTGTTCAGGACTTGCATCATCAGCAGGCCACTGTTAATTGGGTGGCTAGGTCCGTTGAGGCAAGGCTAAGAGATAATCCACAGATTAAGCCAAAGGAGATATTGCAGGATATTCGGGACCAGCATGGGGTTGCTGTTTCTTACATGCAGGCATGGCGCGGAAAGGAGAGAAGCATGGCTGCTGTTCATGGTACTCTTGAGGATGGATATCGATTTCTTCCTTCATACTGTGAGCAGATTGTGAAGACGAATCCTGGTAGTGTTGCGGTATATAAAGGTTCTGGACCGGAGAATTCCTTCCAGCGGCTCTTTGTTTCATTTCGTGCATCTATTTATGGTTTCTTAAATGGGTGTAGACCCCTTTTAGAAATTGACAAGTCAGACCTGAAGGGAAAGTATCTTGGGACGTTGCTATGTGCTTCAGCTGTTGATGCTGATCATATGATGTTCCCTGTAGCATTTGGTGTTGTTGACTCTGAGAGCGATGAGAACTGGATGTGGTTTGTTTCAGAACTGAGGAAGATGCTTGGAGTTAACACAGATAAGATGCCTGTCTTAACAATACTCTCAGAGAGACAAACACAAGTGGTTGAAGCTGTTGAGGTCAACTTCCCCACTGCTTTTCATGGATTTTGCTTGAGATACGTGAGTGAGAATTTCCGTGAGGAGTTCAAGAGTCCTAAACTTCTGAACCTTTTCTGGAGTGCTGTCTATGCTCTCACAACAGCAGAATTTGATTCAAAGGTAAAAGATATGATGCATATCCAAGATGTCATGCCATGGTTTGAGCATTTTCCACCAAATCTCTGGGCAGTTGCTTACTTTGACGGTATCCGATATGGCCATTTTAATCTCGGGATAACCGAGATATTATATAACTGGGCCCTGGAGTGTCATGAGCTTCCCCTTGTGCAAACTGTAGAGTACATCAGGAACCAACTGACCTGCTGGTTCACTGAACGAGATAAGCTGGCACTATCCCTCAACTCAGTCCTTGTTCCATCTGCTGAGAAACTTATTTCTGAAGCTATTGCTGATTCACGATGTTACCAAGTCCTCAGAGCAAACAAGGTGGAGTTTGAGATCGTGTCATCCGAGCGAACAAACATTGTGGATACTCAAACCAGGTTCTGCTCGTGCCGCCGGTGGCAAATTTATGGCATTCCATGTGCACATGCTGTTGCTGCACTGCTTTCATGTGGTGAAGATCCTCGTCTTTATGCACATGAGTGCTTCAGCGTAACAAAGTATCTGGAAACTTACTCTCAGCGGATCCATCCAATTCCAGATAGGAGCCAATGGAGCAGTTCATGCTCTGGGCTACGAGGCCCAGGCTACAAATCAGACGCGATACTTCGTCCACCCAGGATCCGGAGGCCTCCTGGCCGTCCCAAAATGAAGATCCTCAAGATGGAAAGCTTGAAACGGCCGAAACGGATCGTTCAATGTGGCCGATGTCATCTTCTTGGACATTCTCAGAAGAAGTGTTCATTATGA
- the LOC100822953 gene encoding probable zinc metalloprotease EGY2, chloroplastic isoform X1, which translates to MPAMISASASSSPSSSSSSYGCCCRRLPIASTAVPARRSGASRFTLALPQLAAGPRFGSRRVACQAVDEPEPVPASNGDDEEKKEAGYESNSSPSVGSVAEANGVTEIDSSADNTKDESPSAELLNSIDTVQNVDGDARADSASDTVQNIDGDARANAASDSDVQEQVEVVDVASGSPLPGMKQQLDESVTIPKATIDILKDQVFGFDTFFVTSHEPYEGGILFKGNLRGVPAKSFEKITTRLQNKFGDEYKVFLLINPEDEKPVAVVVPKQTLEPATGAIPEWAAAAVFGVVTIFTLLLRNVPVLQDNLLSTFDNLELLKDGLSGALVTALIVGVHEIGHILAAKDVGVKLAVPYFVPSWQIGSFGAITRIVNIVRNREDLLKVAAAGPVAGFSLGFVLLLLGFILPPSDGLGLVVDPTVFHESFLLGGLAKLILGDALKEGTQLAINPLVLWAWAGLLINAINSIPAGELDGGRIAFAMWGRKISSRLSSVTIGLLGLSSLFSDVAFYWVVLIFFLQRGPIAPLSEEITEPENNYIGIGVAILFLGLLVCLPYPFPFDPSQLTDFDL; encoded by the exons ATGCCCGCCATGAtttctgcttctgcttcttcttctccgtcgtcgtcgtcctcctcgtacggatgctgctgccgccggctcCCCATCGCGTCGACCGCCgtgccggcgaggaggagcggagCTTCTCGCTTCACGCTCGCCCTCCCGCAGCTTGCCGCCGGGCCTCG GTTTGGGAGTCGAAGGGTTGCGTGCCAAGCTGTGGATGAGCCTGAGCCTGTGCCTGCGAGCAATGGCGATGATGAG gaGAAAAAAGAGGCTGGGTATGAGTCTAATTCATCGCCTTCAGTTGGTAGTGTTGCAGAAGCAAATGGAGTTACAGAGATTGACTCCAGTGCAGATAAT ACGAAAGATGAATCCCCGAGTGCAGAACTGCTAAACTCCATCGACACAGTTCAGAACGTCGATGGAGATGCTAGAGCTGATTCGGCCAGCGACACAGTTCAGAACATCGATGGAGATGCTAGAGCTAATGCGGCCAGTGACAGCGATGTGCAG GAGCAGGTGGAGGTTGTTGATGTTGCTAGTGGCTCGCCTTTGCCTGGAATGAAG CAACAGCTTGATGAATCTGTTACGATTCCCAAGGCTACAATAGACATTCTGAAGGACCAAGTCTTTGGTTTTGACACCTTCTTCGTGACCAGCCACGAGCCCTATGAG GGCGGAATACTATTTAAGGGGAACTTGCGCGGTGTGCCAGCCAAAAGTTTTGAGAAGATCACAACTCGACTACAG AACAAATTTGGTGATGAATATAAGGTTTTTCTTCTCATTAATCCAGAGGATGAGAAGCCAGTTGCAGTAGTTGTACCTAAACAGACATTGGAGCCTGCAACTGGag CCATCCCAGagtgggctgctgctgctgtattcGGGGTTGTTACCATCTTCACGCTATTGCTTCGAAATGTACCTGTCTTGCAGGACAACTTGCT ATCAACATTTGATAACCTCGAGCTATTGAAGGATGGACTTTCTGGTGCCCTAGTAACTGCGCTCATAGTAGGCGTTCATGAAATTGGGCATATCCTTGCTGCTAAGGATGTTGGTGTCAAGCTTGCAGTACCATATTTTGTTCCTAGCTGGCAA ATAGGATCTTTTGGTGCCATTACAAGAATAGTCAATATTGTCCGCAATCGCGAGGACCTACTGAAGGTAGCAGCTGCTGGACCAGTGGCAGGATTCTCCCTCGGATTTGTTCTTCTGCTACTAGGCTTCATCTTGCCTCCAAGCGATGGTCTTGGTCTCGTGGTAGATCCAACCGTCTTTCACGAATCATTCCTTTTGGGTGGTCTTG CAAAGCTTATTCTTGGAGATGCCCTGAAAGAAGGAACACAACTAGCCATCAACCCACTGGTTTTGTGGGCTTGGGCTGGTCTCCTAATCAACGCCATCAATAGCATCCCTGCAGGAGAGCTTGATGGCGGTCGCATAGCATTCGCCATGTGGGGAAGAAAG ATATCATCTCGGCTCAGCAGCGTAACCATCGGATTGCTGGGGCTCTCGTCTCTCTTCAGTGACGTTGCATTCTACTGGGTGgtgctcatcttcttcctaCAGAGGGGTCCAATTGCTCCTCTCTCTGAGGAGATTACAGAGCCCGAGAACAACTACATTGGCATCGGTGTCGCCATTTTGTTCCTGGGGCTTCTGGTCTGCCTGCCATACCCATTCCCCTTTGACCCATCACAACTGACTGACTTTGACTTGTGA
- the LOC100846200 gene encoding nascent polypeptide-associated complex subunit alpha, muscle-specific form gives MHRVAAAMGDGGGGEGRGRTLGAVIKEKDDELALFLEMRRRDKERGAAELLLSGDGADAAGDGLLLLDPPPQPPPPPPPAEPKAAPAAYRMGGGFRRAPGGADDFLNSDAGDKNDYDWLLTPPGTPLFPSHEAAPKRSPVSQTGTPKTRQAALKSRLANHQDPPARTTLPLRTASSNSLNSAVTTRRPSSSGGLTSNSSRPSTPTGRAALTTTSKVSRPSAPNSRATLPAKTGPTAPRSSTPTSRSTLPSARSTTPTSRTSGPATRTSVPSGRASAPASRSSTPTSRSSIPATRSTTPLSRPSLPAQSNPASRSSTPTRRSSAPSALHGNLPGPVRPSSVSRSGSTVSKSSAPAAATIAPPSSRGSSPTVKSRSWKPSEMPGFSLDAPPNLRTSLPERPTSATRGRPGAPSSRSSSVEPGPAARPKRQSCSPSRGRTSNGSVPSGSSMPAVRRSHLNGGDSVNPVQMGNKMVERVVNMRRLVPPKHDDQRSSLNSLSGKSLNSPDSSGFGRSLSKKSLDMALRHMDIRRSIPNNLRPLMTSIPASSVHSARSGSTRGRPMSVSDSPLATSSNASSEPSVNNNLMCFDSIDIDDELCSDRAGQYGR, from the exons ATGCATCGGGTGGCCGCCGCGAtgggggacggcggcggcggcgaggggagggggaggacgCTAGGGGCGGTCATCAAGGAGAAGGACGACGAGCTGGCGCTGTTCCTCGAGATGCGCCGCCGCGACAAGgagcgcggcgccgccgagctgctgctctccggcgacggcgccgacgCGGCCGGGGACGGGCTACTGCTGCTCGACCCTCCCcctcagccgccgccgccgccgccacccgccg AACCCAAGGCTGCGCCGGCGGCGTACAGGATGGGCGGCGGATTCAGGAGGGCGCCCGGCGGAGCTGACGACTTCCTCAATTCGGACGCCGGGGACAAAAACGATTACGACTG GCTTCTCACTCCACCTGGAACTCCACTATTCCCATCTCATGAAGCTGCACCAAAAAGGTCTCCAGTAAGCCAAACTGGAACACCAAAGACTCGCCAAGCCGCCTTAAAATCAAGG TTGGCCAATCATCAAGATCCTCCAGCAAGAACCACACTTCCTTTGAGAACAGCATCATCGAACAGCTTGAACTCAGCTGTGACAACTCGTCGTCCGTCATCATCTGGAGGGCTTACGTCTAATTCATCTAGGCCTTCAACACCAACTGGACGTGCTGCATTGACCACTACCTCCAAAGTTTCACGACCTTCAGCTCCCAATTCTCGGGCAACTCTGCCTGCAAAGACTGGACCTACTGCCCCAAGATCTTCGACGCCCACTTCCAGGTCAACACTTCCTTCAGCAAGGTCAACAACCCCTACGTCAAGGACCTCTGGCCCTGCTACCAGGACATCGGTTCCTTCAGGCAGAGCATCAGCACCTGCTAGCCGATCATCAACACCTACTTCAAGATCATCGATACCTGCTACTAGGTCAACCACACCATTGTCCAGGCCATCCTTACCAGCACAGAGCAATCCTGCATCAAGGTCATCAACTCCAACAAGACGATCTTCTGCCCCTTCTGCCCTGCATGGGAACTTGCCAGGACCAGTTCGACCTTCCTCAGTCTCAAGATCAGGATCTACAGTATCCAAAAGTTCTGCACCGGCAGCGGCAACAATAGCGCCACCATCTTCAAGGGGTAGCTCACCTACTGTCAAATCAAGATCATGGAAACCATCTGAAATGCCAGGCTTCTCACTTGATGCGCCTCCAAATCTGAGGACGTCGTTGCCAGAGAGACCAACCTCTGCTACTCGAGGTAGACCAGGAGCACCTAGTTCTAGATCTTCCTCTGTGGAGCCTGGTCCAGCTGCTCGACCAAAACGTCAGTCTTGCTCTCCTTCAAGAGGGAGGACTTCAAACGGCAGCGTGCCTTCAGGGAGTTCCATGCCGGCAGTGAGAAGATCACATCTTAATGGAGGTGACAGTGTGAACCCAGTTCAAATGGGTAATAAGATGGTTGAGAGGGTAGTGAACATGAGAAGACTAGTTCCTCCAAAACATGATGATCAAAGATCCAGCCTCAATAGTCTATCTGGAAAATCATTAAATTCTCCAGATAGCTCTGGTTTTGGTAGGTCATTGTCCAAAAAGTCATTGGACATGGCACTTCGGCACATG GACATACGCCGCAGCATACCGAACAATTTACGGCCTCTTATGACGAGCATTCCAGCGTCATCTGTGCACAGCGCTCGGTCGGGATCCACAAGGGGCAGGCCAATGAGTGTTTCAGACTCCCCTCTTGCAACAAGCAGCAATGCCAGCTCCGAGCCGAGCGTCAACAACAACCTGATGTGCTTTGACAGTATCGACATTGACGATGAGCTGTGCAGCGATAGAGCAGGACAGTATGGGCGGTGA